One region of Monomorium pharaonis isolate MP-MQ-018 chromosome 11, ASM1337386v2, whole genome shotgun sequence genomic DNA includes:
- the LOC105831171 gene encoding uncharacterized protein LOC105831171 produces MSVSDPLVKELKGWTRKLLEHTGEITDENEDLCHFCKCLENCLQKGLLPTLDNIGYLKVPYAWHWLEYVAERNYSGYNTFLLVVEQVKQNAKVHTPAGRLRLLIRICLVRRCLHMPVEILTRVPALATEFYNSKSILGDDILREILLSVLLQCSKFNFKLNLRNATFLDDTWQIPRCVALELVPCKSLGISVCFTNEKALVVNVNEKSVAAEDNKVEIGDVLDEINENVINGDSKGKLRKIMRKASGQPIMLHIIKHYTKKSCELYEPIVHLIKHSGIESLKPLIQISRSDHVEEVTKKNQISKLRTKTLSNGFFVKYCGSVHIGMEGDVKQIEKAIWRLLKSGKVNQVPVRFECLEIGIVVTQEADNQTICKQSYMEISSCGRTVNIPDYFAFIAGETNCNMATKFDAYIFYHRNEIEVQQILQSLGQGFQRTHFAV; encoded by the exons ATGTCGGTCTCGGATCCTCTCGTCAAAGAGCTGAAAG GATGGACTCGAAAGCTGTTAGAACATACTGGAGAAATCACCGATGAAAATGAGGATCTATGTCACTTTTGCAAGTGCTTAGAAAATTGCTTGCAAAAGGGTTTACTGCCTACACTCGATAACATTGGATACTTAAAGGTACCTTATGCGTGGCACTGGTTAGAATATGTCGCAGAAAGGAATTACAG TGGATACAATACGTTCCTTTTGGTAGTCGAGCAAGTGAAGCAAAATGCAAAGGTGCACACGCCTGCTGGGCGACTTCGTCTTTTGATAAGGATATGTTTGGTGCGAAGATGCCTTCACATGCCGGTAGAAATACTG acTAGAGTACCAGCTCTAGCTACTGAATTTTACAACTCGAAAAGCATCTTGGGAGATGACATTCTACGGGAGATATTACTATCTGTGTTACTGCAGTGCagcaagtttaattttaaactgaaTTTGAGAAATGCAACTTTCCTGGATGACACCTGGCAGATACCAAGATGTGTAGCTTTGGAACTGGTACCTTGCAAAAGTTTAGGGATTTCTGTATG ttTCACCAATGAAAAGGCATTGGTCGTCAATGTCAACGAGAAATCAGTAGCGGCTGAGGAT AATAAAGTCGAAATTGGAGATGTACTGGACGAAATAAATGAGAATGTCATCAATGGCGATAGCAAAGGGAAACTACGTAAAATTATGAGGAAGGCTAGTGGACAACCAATAATGCTACATATCATTAAG caTTACACCAAAAAATCCTGTGAACTTTACGAACCAATAGTGCATCTTATAAAACATTCGGGCATCGAGAGCCTGAAGCCTTTAATACAGATATCAAGATCAGATCACGTGGAGGAAGtcactaaaaaaaatcaaatctcAAAGTTAAGAACAAAGACGTTAAGCAATGGATTCTTTGTTAAATATTGCGGCTCTGTGCATATCGGTATGGAGGGAGATGTTAAACAAATTGAGAAAGCCATTTGGCGCTTACTGAAATCGGGAAAAGTAAATCAAGTGCCTGTGCGATTTGAATGCTTAGAAATTGGAATTGTAGTAACTCAGGAAGCAGACAATcag acaatATGCAAACAAAGTTATATGGAAATCTCATCATGTGGCCGTACTGTTAATATCCCAGATTATTTTGCATTCATTGCAGG AGAAACAAATTGTAACATGGCAACAAAATTTGATGCTTACATTTTCTATCATCGAAATGAAATCGAGGTtcaacaaatattacaaagtcTGGGACAAGGCTTTCAACGTACCCATTTTGCagtataa
- the LOC105831170 gene encoding sodium-independent sulfate anion transporter isoform X2, which translates to MAKYNVNEEYDMENRREVTLTGFSNNALDDVLRSNNNEPNTLNGNPSSAHAITKDAKIVNLEVPQDASTSAPCTSGRRWLYRRVRRSCRKKLLFKRIPILMWLPNYQKEYIASDLVAGITVGLTVIPQAIAYANVAGLPLQYGLYSSFMACFVYTILGSWKDVPVGPTAIAAILTRETLQKAHLGPDFAVLLCFLSGCISLLMGILQLVSVGFTSAAAIIIATSQVKDILGLKVTGTKFVQVWQSIFEHIGETRRWDTALGIVCIIVLLLLRKVKDLPVVSKNTKVPSRLQQFITKSFWLVSTARNIIVVIVCAIMCWLLEKHLGESPVMLTGHVKQGLPEFRLPPFEAQIGNETYTFIDMVSALGTGCLVVPMLSLLETISIAKVFSEGKSIDATQEMLALGVCNVVSSFVSSMPVSGGLSRGAVNHSSGVKTTLGGVYTGLLVLISLQFLTPYLYYIPKAALAAVIIAAVVFMVEFQVVKPMWRSKKIDLIPAIATFLCCLFIRLELGIVIGIGINLLFLLYASARPTLRVHKATSISGCEYLVITPDRSLVFPSVEYVRAVISKQGLREGTAVPVVIDSTHIQAADFTAAKGIKTLIEDFTKRGQPLIFHNLKPSVIEIFKGVKPSRLTCSSSELELNDHLKGKSVLWLFAMSVIFSKYYVFFIL; encoded by the exons taccACAAGATGCTAGCACAAGTGCCCCATGTACATCCGGAAGAAGATGGCTCTACCGACGTGTTAGAAGGTcttgcagaaaaaaattactatttaaaagaatacCGATTCTAATGTGGCTGCCGAATTATCAGAAAGAATATATAGCAAGCGATCTAGTAGCTGGTATCACCGTAGGTCTCACCGTTATACCACAAGCCATAGCGTATGCTAACGTCGCGGGATTACCGTTACAG taTGGGCTCTATTCGTCTTTCATGGCCTGTTTCGTGTACACAATTTTGGGCTCTTGGAAAGATGTTCCTGTCGGGCCAACCGCAATCGCCGCGATTCTAACAAGAGAAACTTTACAAAAGGCCCATCTAGGACCCGATTTTGCCGTATTGCTGTGCTTCCTCTCGGGCTGCATCTCCTTATTAATGGGCATCTTGCAATTag TATCCGTTGGTTTCACGTCGGCGGCAGCGATTATCATTGCTACCAGCCAGGTAAAGGATATTCTTGGGCTCAAAGTTACCGGTACCAAGTTCGTGCAAGTCTGGCAAAGTATCTTCGAGCACATCGGCGAGACGAGGCGTTGGGATACCGCTTTGGGAATTGTCTGTATAATCGTTCTTCTACTTCTCCGA AAGGTGAAGGATTTGCCAGTAGTGTCGAAAAATACTAAAGTACCATCACGACTTCAACAATTTATCACGAAGTCGTTTTGGTTAGTCTCCACTGCTAGAAACATTATTGTCGTAATCGTTTGCGCGATAATGTGCTGGCTCCTCGAGAAGCATCTGGGAGAATCACCCGTTATGTTAACGGGACACGTGAAGCAGGGGCTTCCGGAATTCCGTTTACCACCCTTCGAAGCTCAGATCGGGAATGAGACCTATACTTTTATCGATATGGTTTCCGCTCTGGGCACTGGCTGTCTAGTCGTCCCCATGCTCAGCCTGTTAGAAACGATCTCCATCGCCAAAGTGTTCT CCGAGGGTAAGTCGATAGACGCGACTCAGGAAATGTTGGCGTTGGGCGTGTGCAACGTGGTATCATCGTTTGTGTCATCAATGCCCGTGAGCGGCGGCCTCAGCCGAGGCGCGGTCAACCACTCGTCCGGGGTGAAGACAACACTCGGTGGAGTCTACACCGGGCTCTTGGTGCTTATATCGTTGCAGTTCCTCACGCCCTATTTGTACTATATACCCAAGGCCGCCCTGGCGGCTGTCATAATTGCCGCGGTTGTCTTTATGGTGGAGTTCCAAGTAGTGAAGCCAATGTGGCGAAGTAAAA aaattgaTCTCATACCGGCCATAGCCACGTTCCTGTGTTGCCTTTTCATACGACTCGAATTGGGCATCGTAATCGGCATCGGTATAAACCTTTTGTTCCTACTTTATGCCTCGGCCAGGCCGACGTTACGAGTTCATAAAGCTACG agTATCAGTGGTTGTGAATATCTTGTCATAACTCCAGATCGAAGTTTGGTGTTTCCAAGCGTCGAATATGTACGAGCCGTCATTAGCAAGCAGGGGTTACGAGAAGGTACCGCTGTGCCCGTCGTAATAGATTCCACACATATCCAGGCAGCCGATTTCACCGCTGCAAAG GGTATCAAAACGTTGATAGAGGATTTTACTAAGCGGGGCCAGCCATTAATCTTTCATAACTTGAAACCGAGCGTTATCGAAATCTTCAAAGGTGTAAAACCTTCGAGGCTCACGTGCAGTTCCAGCGAACTTGAGCTCAACGATCATCTTAAAGGTAAATCGGTTTTGTGGCTCTTCGCTATgtctgtaatattttctaaatattatgtattttttattttatag
- the LOC105831170 gene encoding sodium-independent sulfate anion transporter isoform X3, whose protein sequence is MAKYNVNEEYDMENRREVTLTGFSNNALDDVLRSNNNEPNTLNGNPSSAHAITKDAKIVNLEVPQDASTSAPCTSGRRWLYRRVRRSCRKKLLFKRIPILMWLPNYQKEYIASDLVAGITVGLTVIPQAIAYANVAGLPLQYGLYSSFMACFVYTILGSWKDVPVGPTAIAAILTRETLQKAHLGPDFAVLLCFLSGCISLLMGILQLGFLLDFISGPVSVGFTSAAAIIIATSQVKDILGLKVTGTKFVQVWQSIFEHIGETRRWDTALGIVCIIVLLLLRKVKDLPVVSKNTKVPSRLQQFITKSFWLVSTARNIIVVIVCAIMCWLLEKHLGESPVMLTGHVKQGLPEFRLPPFEAQIGNETYTFIDMVSALGTGCLVVPMLSLLETISIAKVFSEGKSIDATQEMLALGVCNVVSSFVSSMPVSGGLSRGAVNHSSGVKTTLGGVYTGLLVLISLQFLTPYLYYIPKAALAAVIIAAVVFMVEFQVVKPMWRSKKIDLIPAIATFLCCLFIRLELGIVIGIGINLLFLLYASARPTLRVHKATSISGCEYLVITPDRSLVFPSVEYVRAVISKQGLREGTAVPVVIDSTHIQAADFTAAKGIKTLIEDFTKRGQPLIFHNLKPSVIEIFKGVKPSRLTCSSSELELNDHLKEYTNSTETLNRY, encoded by the exons taccACAAGATGCTAGCACAAGTGCCCCATGTACATCCGGAAGAAGATGGCTCTACCGACGTGTTAGAAGGTcttgcagaaaaaaattactatttaaaagaatacCGATTCTAATGTGGCTGCCGAATTATCAGAAAGAATATATAGCAAGCGATCTAGTAGCTGGTATCACCGTAGGTCTCACCGTTATACCACAAGCCATAGCGTATGCTAACGTCGCGGGATTACCGTTACAG taTGGGCTCTATTCGTCTTTCATGGCCTGTTTCGTGTACACAATTTTGGGCTCTTGGAAAGATGTTCCTGTCGGGCCAACCGCAATCGCCGCGATTCTAACAAGAGAAACTTTACAAAAGGCCCATCTAGGACCCGATTTTGCCGTATTGCTGTGCTTCCTCTCGGGCTGCATCTCCTTATTAATGGGCATCTTGCAATTag GATTCTTACTGGATTTTATATCGGGACCAGTATCCGTTGGTTTCACGTCGGCGGCAGCGATTATCATTGCTACCAGCCAGGTAAAGGATATTCTTGGGCTCAAAGTTACCGGTACCAAGTTCGTGCAAGTCTGGCAAAGTATCTTCGAGCACATCGGCGAGACGAGGCGTTGGGATACCGCTTTGGGAATTGTCTGTATAATCGTTCTTCTACTTCTCCGA AAGGTGAAGGATTTGCCAGTAGTGTCGAAAAATACTAAAGTACCATCACGACTTCAACAATTTATCACGAAGTCGTTTTGGTTAGTCTCCACTGCTAGAAACATTATTGTCGTAATCGTTTGCGCGATAATGTGCTGGCTCCTCGAGAAGCATCTGGGAGAATCACCCGTTATGTTAACGGGACACGTGAAGCAGGGGCTTCCGGAATTCCGTTTACCACCCTTCGAAGCTCAGATCGGGAATGAGACCTATACTTTTATCGATATGGTTTCCGCTCTGGGCACTGGCTGTCTAGTCGTCCCCATGCTCAGCCTGTTAGAAACGATCTCCATCGCCAAAGTGTTCT CCGAGGGTAAGTCGATAGACGCGACTCAGGAAATGTTGGCGTTGGGCGTGTGCAACGTGGTATCATCGTTTGTGTCATCAATGCCCGTGAGCGGCGGCCTCAGCCGAGGCGCGGTCAACCACTCGTCCGGGGTGAAGACAACACTCGGTGGAGTCTACACCGGGCTCTTGGTGCTTATATCGTTGCAGTTCCTCACGCCCTATTTGTACTATATACCCAAGGCCGCCCTGGCGGCTGTCATAATTGCCGCGGTTGTCTTTATGGTGGAGTTCCAAGTAGTGAAGCCAATGTGGCGAAGTAAAA aaattgaTCTCATACCGGCCATAGCCACGTTCCTGTGTTGCCTTTTCATACGACTCGAATTGGGCATCGTAATCGGCATCGGTATAAACCTTTTGTTCCTACTTTATGCCTCGGCCAGGCCGACGTTACGAGTTCATAAAGCTACG agTATCAGTGGTTGTGAATATCTTGTCATAACTCCAGATCGAAGTTTGGTGTTTCCAAGCGTCGAATATGTACGAGCCGTCATTAGCAAGCAGGGGTTACGAGAAGGTACCGCTGTGCCCGTCGTAATAGATTCCACACATATCCAGGCAGCCGATTTCACCGCTGCAAAG GGTATCAAAACGTTGATAGAGGATTTTACTAAGCGGGGCCAGCCATTAATCTTTCATAACTTGAAACCGAGCGTTATCGAAATCTTCAAAGGTGTAAAACCTTCGAGGCTCACGTGCAGTTCCAGCGAACTTGAGCTCAACGATCATCTTAAAG aatacaCGAATTCAACCGAGACTCTAAATCGATATTAA
- the LOC105831172 gene encoding galactokinase has product MATPLPDVNSVKVKALRTFAEKFGEQASICVYAPGRVNLIGEHTDYNDGFVLPMALPMITLIVGKSHSGNKTRILSLSNAVGATNEFEFEAGCRSDLKPGEPKWANYIKGCIANFICDVPAFNAVIVSTVPAGSGLSSSAALEVATYTFLETLSGKKPEKPEQKALACQKAEHDFAGVPCGIMDQFISSMGKEGCALLLDCRDLVTKQIPMLHLDNYAFLITNSNAPHKLSSSAYCERRDCCYEAAKLLGKKSLRDANMNDILVLTSQNASDHVVKRARHVVAEIQRTLDGAVALEKGDFQQFGRLMNESHNSLRDDYEVSSKELDSLVSAAREIDGVLGSRLTGAGFGGCTVTLLRKDAVDRAIQHIKAKYLGTPAFYIATPFGGAREISVN; this is encoded by the exons ATGGCAACACCGCTACCAGATGTCAACAGCGTTAAGGTGAAGGCGTTGCGGACCTTCGCCGAGAAATTCGGCGAACAGGCCTCCATTTGCGTGTACGCGCCAGGACGCGTTAATCTCATCGGCGAGCATACCGACTATAACGATGGCTTCGTACTGCCAATG GCACTGCCTATGATCACGCTGATAGTCGGGAAGTCTCACTCTGGTAACAAAACCCGAATTCTTTCTTTGAGTAATGCGGTCGGTGCTACAAATGAGTTTGAATTCGAAGCCGGATGTCGGTCTGATCTAAAACCGGGAGAGCCAAAATGGGCGAACTATATAAAAGGATGTATCgccaattttattt GTGACGTCCCCGCGTTCAATGCTGTAATTGTATCGACTGTCCCAGCGGGCTCCGGACTCAGTAGTTCTGCGGCTTTAGAAGTAGCCACGTATACTTTCTTAGAGACCCTGAGCGGGAAAAAACCAGAGAAACCAGAGCAGAAG gCTTTAGCATGTCAAAAGGCAGAGCATGATTTTGCTGGAGTGCCCTGTGGTATAATGGATCAATTTATCTCATCTATGGGCAAGGAAGGTTGTGCCCTTTTACTCGATTGTCGTGATCTTGTCACTAAACAAATACCGATGCTACACTTAGATAATTACGCTTTTCTCATAACAAATTCAAACGCACCGCACAAACTGAGTTCGAGCGCTTATTGCGAGCGCAGAGATTGTTGCTACGAGGCTGCGAAACTATTGGGCAAGAAGAGTTTGAGAGATGCAAATATGAATGATATTTTAG TGTTAACATCACAAAATGCGTCCGATCATGTAGTAAAAAGAGCTCGTCACGTGGTCGCGGAAATACAACGAACTCTGGACGGTGCGGTGGCGCTTGAGAAAGGTGACTTTCAGCAATTTGGGCGATTAATGAATGAAAGTCATAATTCATTACGCGACGATTACGAGGTTTCGTCCAAGGAGCTCGATTCTCTGGTTTCGGCGGCTAGAGAGATAGACGGCGTGTTAGGAAGCCGCTTGACGGGCGCGGGTTTCGGTGGTTGCACCGTAACTCTGTTGAGAAAGGATGCGGTCGATAGGGCAATCCAACACATAAAAGCAAA ATATCTCGGTACACCTGCGTTCTACATTGCGACTCCGTTTGGAGGTGCTCGAGAAATCAGCGTCAAttag
- the LOC105831170 gene encoding sodium-independent sulfate anion transporter isoform X1, with product MAKYNVNEEYDMENRREVTLTGFSNNALDDVLRSNNNEPNTLNGNPSSAHAITKDAKIVNLEVPQDASTSAPCTSGRRWLYRRVRRSCRKKLLFKRIPILMWLPNYQKEYIASDLVAGITVGLTVIPQAIAYANVAGLPLQYGLYSSFMACFVYTILGSWKDVPVGPTAIAAILTRETLQKAHLGPDFAVLLCFLSGCISLLMGILQLGFLLDFISGPVSVGFTSAAAIIIATSQVKDILGLKVTGTKFVQVWQSIFEHIGETRRWDTALGIVCIIVLLLLRKVKDLPVVSKNTKVPSRLQQFITKSFWLVSTARNIIVVIVCAIMCWLLEKHLGESPVMLTGHVKQGLPEFRLPPFEAQIGNETYTFIDMVSALGTGCLVVPMLSLLETISIAKVFSEGKSIDATQEMLALGVCNVVSSFVSSMPVSGGLSRGAVNHSSGVKTTLGGVYTGLLVLISLQFLTPYLYYIPKAALAAVIIAAVVFMVEFQVVKPMWRSKKIDLIPAIATFLCCLFIRLELGIVIGIGINLLFLLYASARPTLRVHKATSISGCEYLVITPDRSLVFPSVEYVRAVISKQGLREGTAVPVVIDSTHIQAADFTAAKGIKTLIEDFTKRGQPLIFHNLKPSVIEIFKGVKPSRLTCSSSELELNDHLKGKSVLWLFAMSVIFSKYYVFFIL from the exons taccACAAGATGCTAGCACAAGTGCCCCATGTACATCCGGAAGAAGATGGCTCTACCGACGTGTTAGAAGGTcttgcagaaaaaaattactatttaaaagaatacCGATTCTAATGTGGCTGCCGAATTATCAGAAAGAATATATAGCAAGCGATCTAGTAGCTGGTATCACCGTAGGTCTCACCGTTATACCACAAGCCATAGCGTATGCTAACGTCGCGGGATTACCGTTACAG taTGGGCTCTATTCGTCTTTCATGGCCTGTTTCGTGTACACAATTTTGGGCTCTTGGAAAGATGTTCCTGTCGGGCCAACCGCAATCGCCGCGATTCTAACAAGAGAAACTTTACAAAAGGCCCATCTAGGACCCGATTTTGCCGTATTGCTGTGCTTCCTCTCGGGCTGCATCTCCTTATTAATGGGCATCTTGCAATTag GATTCTTACTGGATTTTATATCGGGACCAGTATCCGTTGGTTTCACGTCGGCGGCAGCGATTATCATTGCTACCAGCCAGGTAAAGGATATTCTTGGGCTCAAAGTTACCGGTACCAAGTTCGTGCAAGTCTGGCAAAGTATCTTCGAGCACATCGGCGAGACGAGGCGTTGGGATACCGCTTTGGGAATTGTCTGTATAATCGTTCTTCTACTTCTCCGA AAGGTGAAGGATTTGCCAGTAGTGTCGAAAAATACTAAAGTACCATCACGACTTCAACAATTTATCACGAAGTCGTTTTGGTTAGTCTCCACTGCTAGAAACATTATTGTCGTAATCGTTTGCGCGATAATGTGCTGGCTCCTCGAGAAGCATCTGGGAGAATCACCCGTTATGTTAACGGGACACGTGAAGCAGGGGCTTCCGGAATTCCGTTTACCACCCTTCGAAGCTCAGATCGGGAATGAGACCTATACTTTTATCGATATGGTTTCCGCTCTGGGCACTGGCTGTCTAGTCGTCCCCATGCTCAGCCTGTTAGAAACGATCTCCATCGCCAAAGTGTTCT CCGAGGGTAAGTCGATAGACGCGACTCAGGAAATGTTGGCGTTGGGCGTGTGCAACGTGGTATCATCGTTTGTGTCATCAATGCCCGTGAGCGGCGGCCTCAGCCGAGGCGCGGTCAACCACTCGTCCGGGGTGAAGACAACACTCGGTGGAGTCTACACCGGGCTCTTGGTGCTTATATCGTTGCAGTTCCTCACGCCCTATTTGTACTATATACCCAAGGCCGCCCTGGCGGCTGTCATAATTGCCGCGGTTGTCTTTATGGTGGAGTTCCAAGTAGTGAAGCCAATGTGGCGAAGTAAAA aaattgaTCTCATACCGGCCATAGCCACGTTCCTGTGTTGCCTTTTCATACGACTCGAATTGGGCATCGTAATCGGCATCGGTATAAACCTTTTGTTCCTACTTTATGCCTCGGCCAGGCCGACGTTACGAGTTCATAAAGCTACG agTATCAGTGGTTGTGAATATCTTGTCATAACTCCAGATCGAAGTTTGGTGTTTCCAAGCGTCGAATATGTACGAGCCGTCATTAGCAAGCAGGGGTTACGAGAAGGTACCGCTGTGCCCGTCGTAATAGATTCCACACATATCCAGGCAGCCGATTTCACCGCTGCAAAG GGTATCAAAACGTTGATAGAGGATTTTACTAAGCGGGGCCAGCCATTAATCTTTCATAACTTGAAACCGAGCGTTATCGAAATCTTCAAAGGTGTAAAACCTTCGAGGCTCACGTGCAGTTCCAGCGAACTTGAGCTCAACGATCATCTTAAAGGTAAATCGGTTTTGTGGCTCTTCGCTATgtctgtaatattttctaaatattatgtattttttattttatag